A genomic segment from Actinoplanes sichuanensis encodes:
- a CDS encoding chemotaxis protein CheW, with protein sequence MASRQFATFEVDGQLFGVEVHTVQEVLSYNEYTPVPLAPPAVGGLFNLRGQVIAAVDLRVQLGLARQALQGPVMNVILRGDGEPVSLLVDKIGEVVDLDDETFEPPPDTLSGPTRELVVGTFKLDGRLMLALDVNQAVDTYRATN encoded by the coding sequence ATGGCGAGTCGTCAGTTCGCCACCTTCGAGGTGGACGGCCAGCTCTTCGGGGTCGAGGTGCATACGGTGCAGGAGGTGCTCTCCTACAACGAGTACACCCCGGTGCCGCTGGCACCGCCCGCGGTCGGCGGTCTGTTCAACCTCCGCGGTCAGGTCATCGCCGCAGTGGACCTGCGGGTGCAGCTGGGCCTGGCCCGGCAGGCGCTCCAGGGGCCGGTCATGAACGTCATCCTGCGTGGTGACGGGGAACCGGTTTCGCTGCTGGTGGACAAGATCGGCGAGGTGGTCGATCTCGACGACGAGACTTTCGAGCCCCCACCGGACACGCTGAGCGGTCCCACGAGGGAGCTGGTGGTGGGCACGTTCAAGCTGGACGGGCGGTTGATGCTGGCTCTCGACGTCAACCAGGCCGTCGATACCTACCGCGCCACCAACTGA